Proteins from a genomic interval of Candidatus Paceibacterota bacterium:
- a CDS encoding class I SAM-dependent methyltransferase → MSIEQSQSTRAFAHPETIVSNLPIQVGTIVADLGAGTGVFTVPLARIVGDRGKVYAVEIQKELVGTLQQNANKSGRRNIEVIWGDLERHGGTKLKDASCDIAFLSNTLFLIDDKQALFKEISRILKPHGQLILMEWKDSFGGLGPAPQHMVSEEVAKTLIAGAGFSYSRSFEAGSHHYGIIFTK, encoded by the coding sequence ATGTCAATAGAACAGTCTCAATCTACTCGTGCATTTGCTCACCCTGAAACAATAGTTTCAAATTTACCAATCCAAGTCGGTACTATTGTCGCTGACCTTGGTGCTGGCACGGGCGTGTTTACTGTTCCACTTGCTCGAATAGTAGGTGATCGAGGAAAGGTGTATGCGGTTGAAATTCAAAAAGAGCTTGTCGGGACACTTCAGCAAAACGCAAACAAGTCAGGGAGAAGAAACATTGAAGTCATTTGGGGTGATCTCGAACGACACGGAGGTACGAAATTAAAAGACGCATCATGTGATATTGCCTTTCTTTCAAACACACTGTTTCTTATCGATGACAAACAGGCACTGTTTAAAGAAATTTCAAGGATACTCAAGCCTCATGGACAGTTAATACTCATGGAGTGGAAGGATTCATTTGGCGGACTTGGTCCAGCTCCACAGCATATGGTTTCCGAAGAAGTGGCAAAAACATTAATTGCTGGAGCTGGCTTTAGTTATAGCCGGTCGTTTGAAGCTGGTAGTCACCACTATGGTATTATTTTTACGAAATAG